In Anaerolineales bacterium, the DNA window GACCTGCGCGGCCAAGCAGCCGACGAGGCGCTTGACGAGTTGGAGCGGCGCCTGGACGCGGCCTACCTGGCCGGCGTCCCGTTCCTGCGGATTATTCACGGCAAGGGGACGGGCAAACTGCGCCAGGCGGTGCGGCAGGCGTTGCGCGGCAATCCGTATGTGGCTTCGTTCGAGGCCGGTACCGAAGGGGAGGGCGGCGACGGGGTGACCGTCGTCCTGCTGGCCGTGCGCTGACCGCCCGCACAGGACCCTAGGCGGGCTTGTGCCGGCAAGCCTTGTGTTTCTAGAATCCCCATGAGTGCCCCGCCGGGTGTTGGTCGTCGCCGTCGGGTTCCCGCCCGGCACCGAAGCCTCAGCCGC includes these proteins:
- a CDS encoding Smr/MutS family protein translates to DLRGQAADEALDELERRLDAAYLAGVPFLRIIHGKGTGKLRQAVRQALRGNPYVASFEAGTEGEGGDGVTVVLLAVR